One window of Desulfomicrobium apsheronum genomic DNA carries:
- the cobI gene encoding precorrin-2 C(20)-methyltransferase: protein MSGHLYGIGVGPGDPELLTIKAAGILGRVDVILAASSTKNDDSLALDIARPHLKPDARVIRLGFPMSRDEGTLQSAWEENARLVLHELAEGHDAAFLTLGDPLLYSTFAYLLRTLRGLAPEQAVTVVPGITSFQAVAAATETVLAESAQNLLILPGIRDAADLRRSLESADNAVILKAYTNFSAIREELRNFPTPTHCVFASRMGMKEQFITRSLDEAPDNPTYLSLMLLTKNDSL, encoded by the coding sequence ATGAGCGGCCATCTCTACGGCATCGGCGTTGGACCAGGAGACCCGGAACTCTTGACCATCAAAGCGGCGGGAATCCTTGGCCGCGTGGACGTCATCCTCGCGGCGTCCTCGACCAAGAACGACGACTCACTGGCGCTGGACATCGCACGTCCCCATTTGAAGCCGGACGCGCGCGTCATCCGCCTGGGCTTTCCCATGAGCCGCGACGAGGGCACCCTGCAATCCGCCTGGGAGGAAAACGCCCGTCTGGTTCTCCATGAACTTGCCGAAGGACACGACGCGGCCTTTTTGACCCTGGGCGACCCGCTGCTCTATTCGACCTTCGCCTACCTGCTGCGCACCCTGCGCGGCCTGGCCCCGGAGCAGGCCGTGACGGTAGTTCCCGGCATAACATCCTTTCAGGCCGTGGCGGCGGCCACTGAGACCGTGCTGGCCGAAAGCGCCCAGAACCTGCTCATCCTGCCCGGCATCCGCGACGCCGCCGATCTGCGCAGGAGCCTGGAGAGTGCTGACAATGCCGTCATCCTCAAGGCCTACACGAACTTTTCTGCCATCCGCGAAGAACTGCGCAATTTTCCGACCCCGACCCATTGCGTTTTTGCGTCAAGAATGGGCATGAAGGAACAGTTCATTACGCGCAGCCTGGACGAGGCGCCGGACAATCCGACCTATCTCTCGCTCATGCTGCTGACCAAAAACGACTCACTTTGA
- a CDS encoding cobyrinate a,c-diamide synthase: MPKAIVIAGTSSGCGKTSVTLGLMKAFARKGLVVQGFKSGPDFIDPGLHRLASGLPSHNLDGWMLSADEIHRIFRRNHEGCDISIIEGAMGLFDGIGAVSEEGSAAQLAKILGVPVMLVVNARGMARSAAALVKGYAQFDPDLRLDSVLFNMTGSPTHGQILAQAMDNQGVRVLGSLQRQADLPLPSRHLGLVTAEDLDRREERLNALADWVEKSIDLDALLEALPEYSLPSLSDGGVRMPEIRIGYARDRAFCFYYEENLRMLRQAGAELVPFSPLHDTNLPPALKGLYLGGGYPELHAAELAANTVMLGKVRDFCASGKPVYAECGGFMYLMRSLRTRSGQEHDMAEVFDFSCSMENRHQALGYREIRLTAPTALGAPGAQARGHEFHYSHMSGSDPAAAQVYEVHDRCGKTNASGGYQKGNCLGSYVHLHFGSNPDMAAHFAGVCGA; encoded by the coding sequence ATGCCCAAAGCCATCGTCATTGCCGGAACTTCCAGCGGGTGCGGAAAAACTTCCGTCACTCTCGGCCTGATGAAAGCTTTCGCCCGCAAGGGCCTGGTGGTGCAGGGCTTCAAGTCCGGCCCGGATTTCATCGATCCCGGACTGCACCGCCTGGCCTCGGGCCTGCCCAGCCACAACCTGGACGGCTGGATGCTCTCGGCCGATGAGATCCATCGCATCTTCCGACGCAACCACGAAGGTTGCGACATCTCCATCATCGAAGGAGCCATGGGCCTCTTCGACGGCATCGGTGCCGTCAGCGAGGAAGGCTCGGCCGCGCAGCTGGCCAAGATTCTGGGCGTGCCCGTGATGCTGGTGGTCAACGCCCGGGGCATGGCCCGATCGGCGGCGGCCCTGGTCAAGGGCTACGCCCAGTTCGACCCGGACCTGCGCCTCGACTCCGTGCTCTTCAACATGACCGGCAGCCCCACCCACGGACAGATTCTGGCCCAGGCCATGGATAACCAGGGCGTGCGGGTGCTGGGCAGCCTGCAACGCCAGGCCGATCTGCCCCTGCCCTCGCGGCATCTCGGGCTGGTCACCGCCGAAGACCTGGACCGCCGCGAGGAGCGCCTGAACGCACTGGCCGACTGGGTCGAAAAATCCATTGATCTGGACGCCTTGCTGGAGGCCCTGCCCGAATATTCGCTGCCGTCCCTTAGCGATGGCGGGGTCAGGATGCCGGAAATCCGCATCGGATACGCCCGCGACCGCGCCTTCTGCTTCTACTATGAGGAAAACCTGCGCATGCTGCGTCAGGCCGGGGCCGAGCTGGTGCCCTTCTCGCCGCTGCACGACACGAACCTGCCCCCGGCCCTCAAAGGGTTGTATCTGGGCGGAGGCTATCCGGAACTGCACGCGGCGGAGCTTGCCGCCAACACGGTCATGCTCGGCAAAGTCCGCGATTTCTGCGCCAGCGGCAAACCGGTCTACGCGGAATGCGGCGGCTTCATGTACCTGATGCGCTCCCTGCGCACTCGCTCGGGACAGGAACATGACATGGCCGAGGTCTTTGATTTTTCCTGCTCCATGGAAAACCGTCATCAGGCGCTGGGATACCGCGAAATCAGGCTCACCGCCCCCACTGCGCTGGGCGCTCCCGGAGCACAGGCCAGAGGTCATGAATTCCACTATTCGCACATGAGCGGCAGCGACCCGGCCGCCGCCCAAGTCTACGAGGTTCATGACCGCTGCGGAAAGACCAATGCAAGCGGCGGATACCAAAAGGGCAACTGCCTCGGATCCTACGTGCATCTGCATTTCGGCTCCAATCCGGACATGGCCGCCCATTTCGCCGGAGTCTGCGGGGCATGA
- a CDS encoding cobalt-precorrin-5B (C(1))-methyltransferase gives MTLRHGFTTGTAASAAAKAAATHLLTGRALERVEVPLPIGERMSIAILESRIDGDAVMAAVVKDAGDDPDVTHRAVIRARVQRGAGSGVTLRGGSGVGVVTRPGLPVAIGMPAINPVPREQITKSVTEALDDALAPGASESIGLEVEIRVDRGEELARKTFNPRLGIIGGISILGTRGTVKPFSNAAYQATIRQCLDVMQACGVTTPCLTTGGRSERFLRQARPQTPETACVQVADFFSYSMREVGRRGFGSVLWGVFFGKLVKQAQGHRYTHARSAELDLGILASWCADCGFDQHVCREVAGANTAMQALELLSPMPRSKALFTLLTNKAADAARTFCGRDLRVDYMLFDFTGQILHQTREAA, from the coding sequence ATGACCCTGCGCCATGGCTTCACCACTGGCACGGCGGCTTCCGCTGCCGCCAAGGCTGCGGCCACGCATCTGCTCACGGGCCGCGCCCTTGAGCGTGTCGAGGTGCCGCTGCCCATTGGCGAACGCATGAGCATCGCCATCCTTGAGAGCCGGATCGACGGAGACGCTGTCATGGCCGCCGTGGTCAAGGACGCAGGCGACGACCCGGACGTGACGCACCGCGCCGTGATCCGCGCGCGGGTGCAACGCGGCGCAGGATCAGGCGTGACCTTGCGCGGCGGGTCCGGCGTGGGCGTCGTAACCCGGCCCGGCCTGCCCGTTGCCATCGGCATGCCAGCCATCAATCCCGTGCCCCGCGAGCAGATCACCAAGTCCGTGACCGAGGCGCTGGACGACGCCCTTGCCCCGGGCGCCAGCGAAAGCATTGGCCTTGAGGTCGAAATCCGCGTGGACCGAGGGGAAGAATTGGCCCGCAAGACCTTCAATCCGCGCCTGGGCATTATCGGGGGAATCTCCATCCTCGGCACCCGGGGCACGGTCAAGCCTTTCAGTAACGCGGCCTATCAGGCCACCATCCGCCAATGTCTGGATGTCATGCAAGCCTGCGGGGTGACCACACCCTGTCTGACCACGGGCGGACGCAGCGAACGCTTCCTGCGTCAGGCCCGCCCGCAGACACCGGAAACGGCCTGTGTCCAGGTGGCCGATTTTTTTTCCTACAGCATGCGCGAAGTCGGTCGGCGCGGATTTGGCTCCGTGCTCTGGGGCGTCTTTTTCGGCAAGCTGGTCAAACAGGCCCAGGGACACCGCTACACCCACGCCCGCAGCGCGGAGCTTGACCTTGGCATTCTGGCGAGCTGGTGCGCGGATTGCGGCTTCGACCAACATGTCTGCCGGGAGGTCGCAGGCGCCAACACGGCCATGCAGGCCCTGGAACTGCTGTCCCCCATGCCCCGGAGCAAGGCGCTCTTCACTCTGCTTACAAACAAGGCCGCCGACGCCGCCCGCACCTTTTGCGGCCGCGATCTGCGCGTGGACTACATGCTCTTCGATTTCACCGGTCAAATCCTGCACCAAACCCGGGAGGCCGCATGA
- the cbiE gene encoding precorrin-6y C5,15-methyltransferase (decarboxylating) subunit CbiE has product MIHVIGLGLSSEQRCPRIMELIREADLVASGKRLLDDLEIAENRRLLLTGMDAFAAAIRARAESASVCVLADGDPLLYGLGASLLRYFAPGELTFHPNVSAMQTACARFGLPWHNCRTLSLHGREDLTPLFAALTHDNLMALYTDQKHSPDAIARLLLERGVTGWRMNVAEALGGPEEKLSTLALTEAAQCTWHALSIVVLERTGNPALPLRLGLDEDALTHNDGLMTKQPVRAFALSLLRLPPDAFMWDLGAGSGAVSLEAARLLGKGRVVAVERQAERVRHIRENVERTGAWLVEVVHGSLEEFLGNGNFGDYGKNRNYRTYGSYGTYEKAAEAQDGHAACPKHTSYRPHMSHSSYSSHSSHSSAPTHIFIGGGASAPVLAQCAALLSSGGRMVIAAVLLSTLETARTVFQELGWPLKVHQLMHHAGSPLAGDLRLTPSNPVFLLETQKPSSDT; this is encoded by the coding sequence ATGATCCACGTCATCGGTCTGGGTTTGTCCAGCGAGCAGCGCTGCCCCCGAATCATGGAACTGATCCGGGAGGCGGACCTTGTGGCTTCGGGAAAACGTCTTCTGGATGACTTGGAAATCGCCGAAAATCGCCGTCTGCTCCTGACCGGCATGGACGCATTCGCAGCCGCCATCCGCGCACGGGCTGAAAGTGCAAGCGTCTGCGTGCTGGCCGACGGCGACCCCCTGCTCTACGGCCTTGGCGCGAGCCTGCTGCGCTACTTCGCCCCTGGCGAGCTGACATTTCATCCCAATGTCTCGGCCATGCAGACAGCATGCGCCCGTTTCGGCCTGCCCTGGCACAACTGCCGGACCTTGTCCCTGCACGGCCGCGAAGACCTGACCCCGCTCTTTGCGGCCCTGACGCACGACAACCTGATGGCTCTGTACACGGACCAGAAGCACAGCCCCGACGCCATCGCCAGACTTTTGCTGGAACGCGGCGTCACGGGCTGGCGCATGAACGTGGCCGAGGCTCTGGGCGGCCCCGAAGAAAAGCTGAGCACCCTCGCCCTGACCGAGGCCGCTCAATGTACCTGGCACGCCCTGAGCATTGTTGTCCTCGAACGCACGGGGAACCCTGCCCTACCCCTCAGGCTGGGTCTTGATGAAGACGCGCTGACCCACAACGACGGGCTCATGACCAAGCAGCCCGTGCGCGCCTTTGCCCTGTCCCTGTTGCGCCTGCCTCCGGACGCCTTCATGTGGGATCTGGGAGCAGGCAGCGGAGCCGTAAGCCTGGAGGCCGCGCGGCTCCTTGGCAAGGGGCGCGTGGTTGCGGTGGAGCGTCAGGCGGAACGGGTGCGGCACATCAGGGAAAATGTGGAACGCACAGGGGCTTGGCTGGTGGAGGTGGTACACGGCAGTTTGGAGGAGTTTTTGGGGAATGGGAATTTTGGGGATTATGGGAAGAATAGGAATTATAGGACCTATGGGTCGTATGGGACCTATGAAAAGGCAGCCGAAGCGCAGGATGGCCATGCAGCGTGCCCTAAACATACGTCCTATAGGCCCCATATGTCCCATTCTTCCTATTCTTCCCATTCTTCCCATTCTTCCGCCCCCACCCACATTTTCATCGGTGGCGGGGCCTCGGCCCCCGTTCTTGCGCAGTGCGCCGCCCTGCTTTCTTCCGGCGGGCGCATGGTGATCGCCGCAGTGTTGCTCTCCACCCTGGAGACCGCACGCACTGTCTTTCAAGAACTGGGCTGGCCCTTGAAGGTGCATCAGCTCATGCACCACGCCGGGTCCCCCCTGGCTGGCGACCTGCGGCTTACCCCGTCCAACCCCGTATTTCTTCTGGAAACCCAAAAACCTTCAAGCGACACATGA
- the cobM gene encoding precorrin-4 C(11)-methyltransferase translates to MNISPQVYFIGAGPGDPDLITVRGRDLVERADLVLYAGSLVPAEVVGCARPGAVVADSAGMSLEQTHSLMLETARKGGIVARVHTGDPSLFGSVREQIALLDRDGVPWTIIPGVTAAFAAAARAGVSFTVPETTQSLIITRLHGRTPVPESERLSELARHGSSVAVYLSADKAGDLADQLRQAGSPENTVIVIGHKVGHPGEKIIRTTLSELEESVQAANITRQAVFLVLPGETAPQIQSRLYDASFGHGFREARRPRTWPRMAIYAMTSQGLSLARRIAAMAPADLFATVRLVEDRPGHDRVQGFERIADQVRVNFPLYHAHVFVAATGIVVRSIAPLLQSKTTDPAVVVCDQNGEHVVSLLSGHLGGANDLARRIAAHVAGRPVITTATDTAGKPAIDTLAQARDCAIADPSRLAGLNSLLAEGGRVTVHDPENRLGLSGNEDLKDSFELVEEAQAQVLVSWKNAKASGLVLHPRCLCAGIGCRRGVSREEILGALNHVMTLHGLALDSLAALASVELKADEEGLLEAAQELGLPLEFFEASILDETEVPNPSERVREKIGVGSVCEAAAIQAALKSSPAARLIVPKTISGNVTVAICLAG, encoded by the coding sequence ATGAATATTTCCCCTCAGGTTTATTTTATCGGCGCAGGTCCCGGAGATCCGGACCTGATCACGGTGCGCGGCCGGGACCTTGTCGAACGGGCGGATCTGGTGCTCTATGCCGGTTCTCTTGTGCCCGCCGAGGTGGTGGGCTGCGCCCGGCCCGGAGCCGTGGTCGCGGATTCGGCGGGCATGAGCCTCGAACAGACCCATTCCCTGATGCTTGAGACGGCGCGCAAGGGCGGAATCGTGGCGCGGGTGCACACCGGCGATCCGTCCCTTTTCGGCTCCGTGCGCGAACAGATCGCGCTGCTGGACCGTGACGGCGTGCCCTGGACCATCATCCCCGGCGTGACCGCCGCCTTTGCCGCAGCGGCCAGGGCCGGAGTGTCGTTCACCGTGCCCGAGACCACTCAGAGCCTCATCATCACCCGCCTGCACGGCCGCACCCCGGTCCCGGAATCAGAAAGGCTGAGCGAACTGGCGCGGCACGGCTCGTCCGTGGCCGTGTATCTTTCAGCGGACAAGGCCGGGGATCTGGCCGATCAATTGCGTCAAGCCGGATCGCCGGAGAACACGGTCATCGTCATCGGGCACAAGGTTGGCCATCCCGGGGAAAAAATCATCCGCACCACCCTTTCGGAACTCGAAGAAAGCGTACAGGCTGCCAACATCACCCGTCAGGCCGTATTTCTGGTCCTGCCCGGAGAGACCGCGCCGCAGATCCAGTCCAGGCTCTATGACGCCTCGTTCGGCCACGGATTTCGCGAGGCCCGGCGCCCCCGAACCTGGCCACGCATGGCCATCTACGCCATGACCAGCCAGGGCCTTAGCCTGGCCCGGCGCATCGCCGCCATGGCCCCGGCCGATCTTTTCGCCACCGTCCGTCTGGTCGAAGACCGCCCCGGCCATGACCGGGTGCAGGGCTTTGAACGCATCGCCGATCAGGTTCGGGTCAATTTCCCTCTCTACCACGCCCACGTTTTCGTTGCCGCCACCGGCATCGTGGTGCGAAGCATCGCACCCCTGCTCCAGTCCAAGACAACAGACCCGGCCGTGGTCGTCTGCGACCAGAACGGCGAACACGTGGTCAGCCTCCTGTCCGGCCATCTCGGCGGGGCCAACGACCTGGCCCGGCGCATCGCCGCCCACGTCGCGGGCCGTCCCGTCATCACCACCGCTACGGACACAGCCGGCAAGCCCGCCATCGACACCCTGGCCCAGGCCCGCGACTGCGCCATCGCGGATCCTTCCCGCCTGGCGGGGCTGAACAGCTTATTGGCCGAGGGCGGACGCGTCACGGTGCATGACCCGGAAAATCGTCTGGGCCTGTCCGGAAACGAGGATTTGAAAGATTCCTTCGAACTGGTGGAGGAAGCACAGGCGCAGGTGCTGGTCAGCTGGAAAAACGCCAAGGCCTCGGGCCTGGTCCTGCACCCGCGTTGCCTCTGCGCCGGAATCGGCTGTCGTCGGGGCGTCTCCCGCGAGGAAATCCTGGGGGCCCTGAACCACGTCATGACTCTGCATGGCCTGGCTTTAGACAGTCTGGCCGCGCTGGCCAGCGTTGAACTTAAAGCGGACGAAGAGGGGCTGCTGGAAGCGGCGCAGGAGCTCGGCCTGCCCCTTGAATTCTTTGAAGCGTCGATTCTCGATGAAACAGAAGTCCCCAACCCCTCGGAGCGGGTGCGGGAAAAAATAGGAGTGGGGAGCGTATGCGAAGCAGCAGCCATCCAGGCCGCCCTGAAATCAAGCCCGGCGGCGCGTCTCATAGTGCCGAAGACAATAAGCGGAAACGTGACGGTGGCCATATGCCTGGCCGGTTGA
- the cobJ gene encoding precorrin-3B C(17)-methyltransferase, producing the protein MPGRLTVIGLGPGSSALLAPMALSCLIQAGAVVGYDRYMELVDPDLLKGKTLFSSPMKKEMERTAKAVEFALAGLDTVVVSSGDSGIYGMAGLVLEFLEREGLLDVVELEVVPGIPALCAAAALLGAPLMHDFASISLSDLLTPLPTIMKRIRCAVEGDFVIALYNPKSRKRDSYLGQALAIATEHRGEGTPVGFVRNAYRPDQDVRVATLGTCDPEWADMLTTVVIGNSASRLAGKKILTPRGYFEKYG; encoded by the coding sequence ATGCCTGGCCGGTTGACCGTGATCGGCCTTGGGCCCGGCAGCTCGGCGCTGCTCGCCCCCATGGCCCTGTCCTGTCTGATCCAGGCCGGAGCGGTTGTCGGCTATGACCGCTATATGGAGCTGGTCGATCCTGACCTGCTCAAGGGCAAGACCCTTTTTTCAAGCCCCATGAAGAAGGAAATGGAACGCACGGCCAAGGCCGTGGAATTCGCCCTGGCCGGACTCGACACGGTCGTGGTCTCCTCCGGGGACAGCGGCATCTACGGCATGGCCGGACTGGTCCTTGAATTTCTGGAACGCGAGGGGCTCCTGGACGTCGTCGAGCTTGAAGTCGTACCGGGCATCCCGGCCCTGTGTGCGGCGGCTGCGCTGCTCGGCGCCCCCCTCATGCACGACTTCGCCTCCATCTCCCTGTCCGATCTTTTGACTCCGCTGCCGACCATCATGAAGCGCATCCGCTGCGCGGTCGAAGGCGATTTCGTCATCGCCCTCTACAACCCCAAATCCCGCAAGCGCGATTCCTATCTTGGACAGGCTCTGGCCATCGCGACCGAGCATCGCGGCGAGGGCACTCCCGTTGGCTTCGTGCGCAACGCCTACCGCCCGGATCAGGACGTACGCGTCGCGACCCTTGGCACCTGCGATCCCGAGTGGGCCGACATGCTGACCACCGTCGTCATCGGCAACAGCGCGAGCCGCCTGGCCGGAAAGAAGATCCTCACCCCACGCGGCTATTTCGAAAAATACGGATAG
- a CDS encoding glycosyltransferase family 4 protein, with amino-acid sequence MAQHLGPVWGTLDPFVEGGPIIGRKVANTGFLRALLEADPFAAYHFFLADRQSGEALQTYVQSVCPQALGKVRILPRTALPEHLARTPYHVFHLSDCLTSQGFLAAARNRLALEIFPITGVTHSLSYARYGQSFAQHVWSGNTSRDCIVATSSAGADVVREELAMLGEAFGAPVPQVAVVPLGVWCSEFDAPGPGAVPAVPESKTIFLVPGRISPYSKMDLLPLLRAFQRVRQGGAKLEDVCLVLAGSPDEGASLPHTLTNLAANIGLELVVVRCPDDATRTALLHRADVVVSLADNPQETFGLTILEAAAASKPVIASDYDGYRDLVRHGLTGFLVSTLDSGEVDDISLLAPLLYDSTYHLWLAQDVAVDVGELAGHLHAMLSKDVREGMGRAAREHALGFDWSRIIGRYLELWERLAAAPASRPDGDGHPLLMRHGRIFAGYPTRRLAEGDVLEATELGQAVYRGQDFPVVYAGIEDRIDLELMRKVLVWARRPLPWTALREKAEAADLLVSTVMWMLKGDLLRVSAGPEA; translated from the coding sequence ATGGCGCAACACTTAGGCCCTGTCTGGGGCACACTAGATCCATTTGTCGAAGGCGGTCCCATCATCGGACGCAAGGTTGCCAATACCGGTTTCCTGCGGGCCCTGCTTGAAGCCGATCCTTTCGCGGCCTATCATTTTTTTCTGGCGGACCGGCAAAGCGGCGAGGCGCTGCAAACCTACGTGCAGTCCGTCTGTCCGCAGGCGCTTGGCAAAGTCCGCATCCTGCCGCGCACCGCCTTGCCCGAGCATCTGGCCCGGACGCCATACCACGTGTTTCATCTTTCCGACTGTCTGACCTCACAGGGTTTTCTGGCTGCGGCCAGGAACAGGCTGGCCCTTGAAATCTTCCCCATCACCGGCGTGACCCACTCCCTGTCCTACGCGCGTTACGGCCAGTCCTTCGCCCAGCACGTCTGGAGCGGAAACACGTCGCGGGACTGCATTGTGGCTACCTCAAGCGCCGGGGCCGATGTCGTGCGGGAGGAACTGGCGATGCTCGGCGAGGCGTTCGGCGCTCCGGTGCCCCAGGTGGCTGTCGTGCCCCTTGGCGTGTGGTGCTCTGAATTTGACGCTCCCGGACCGGGTGCCGTGCCCGCCGTGCCGGAGTCGAAGACCATTTTTCTGGTGCCGGGACGGATCAGCCCGTATTCCAAGATGGATCTCTTGCCCTTGCTGCGTGCTTTCCAGCGTGTGCGCCAAGGCGGGGCCAAGCTTGAGGACGTCTGTCTGGTCCTGGCCGGAAGCCCGGACGAGGGCGCATCCCTGCCGCACACCCTGACCAATCTGGCGGCCAATATCGGACTTGAGCTTGTTGTCGTGCGCTGTCCCGACGACGCGACCAGGACGGCCCTCTTGCATCGCGCCGACGTGGTCGTGTCCCTGGCCGACAATCCGCAGGAGACTTTCGGGCTAACGATCCTGGAAGCGGCCGCCGCCTCAAAACCCGTCATCGCTTCGGACTATGACGGCTACCGGGATCTGGTTCGTCACGGGCTCACGGGATTTCTGGTTTCGACTCTGGACAGCGGCGAGGTGGACGACATTTCGCTTCTGGCGCCGCTTCTCTACGACAGCACCTATCACCTGTGGCTGGCTCAGGACGTGGCCGTGGATGTGGGCGAATTGGCCGGGCATCTGCACGCCATGCTGAGCAAAGACGTGCGTGAGGGCATGGGTCGGGCGGCCCGGGAGCATGCCCTGGGTTTTGACTGGTCCCGGATCATCGGGCGCTATCTGGAATTGTGGGAGCGGCTGGCGGCAGCGCCCGCGTCCAGGCCGGACGGGGACGGCCATCCGCTGCTCATGCGCCACGGACGGATTTTTGCCGGATACCCGACGCGGCGTCTGGCGGAAGGGGATGTGCTGGAGGCCACGGAGCTTGGCCAGGCCGTGTACAGGGGGCAGGATTTTCCCGTGGTCTATGCGGGTATCGAAGACAGGATCGACCTTGAGCTCATGCGCAAGGTGCTGGTCTGGGCCCGGCGTCCGCTACCTTGGACGGCCCTGCGCGAGAAGGCCGAGGCGGCGGATCTTCTGGTCTCGACCGTGATGTGGATGCTCAAGGGGGACCTTTTGCGCGTCTCGGCGGGGCCGGAAGCCTGA
- a CDS encoding GGDEF domain-containing protein — protein MDTPTRPCLGLALSPELASQLKGHLPRTSVLENRLPGSALEFMSERSQGGLVFVSVSTWKDLPAQDRERLTAHKSWQFLLIADRHDPEALEFMSSGIFLTLMTCPLDGEKIARALEQAEEVSSMYQDIFLMAREISLERELLARKNEQLAFLNQLLTKASQTLDPSVILSNSAEDLALLLDVRSVLGIFWSENKGQTEAELFLPENLTNTSQAEWINHLLSLATRLGKHEVRGYQVSLLQHKDDAEESQPELDQLITLPLSLGPEPFGALVICSREASALGQDRLRILGSAANHLALAMRNSLEFRKTKARADHDGLTRISNRHHFDTRLREEMKRHQRHQDELSLMMIDLDYFKSVNDTYGHQAGDLVLREVGKILHNTLRESDFPARYGGEEFVVILPQTREEQAWILAERLRAQIGQTVFRFQKKRFRVTVSIGIAGLKPGALTPPEGLIHNADLALYLAKTSGRNMVCCSAIEECEADQLG, from the coding sequence ATGGACACCCCGACCCGCCCTTGCCTGGGCCTGGCTTTAAGCCCCGAGCTTGCCTCCCAGCTGAAAGGGCACCTGCCCCGGACAAGCGTTCTTGAGAACCGCCTGCCCGGTTCGGCGCTGGAATTCATGAGCGAAAGAAGCCAGGGGGGGCTTGTCTTCGTGTCCGTTTCCACCTGGAAAGACCTGCCCGCGCAGGACAGGGAACGGTTGACCGCGCACAAGTCCTGGCAGTTCCTGCTCATCGCCGACAGACATGACCCGGAAGCTCTGGAGTTCATGTCTTCCGGGATATTCCTCACGCTCATGACCTGCCCCCTTGATGGGGAAAAAATTGCCCGCGCCCTGGAACAGGCGGAAGAAGTATCCAGCATGTATCAGGATATTTTCCTCATGGCGCGCGAAATCAGCCTCGAACGGGAACTCCTGGCCCGCAAGAACGAACAGCTGGCATTCCTCAACCAGCTGCTGACCAAGGCCAGCCAGACCCTTGATCCATCCGTCATCCTCTCCAACAGCGCCGAGGATCTGGCGCTGCTCCTCGATGTCCGTTCCGTGCTCGGCATCTTCTGGAGCGAGAACAAGGGCCAGACCGAGGCGGAACTCTTTCTGCCGGAAAACCTCACGAACACGAGCCAGGCGGAATGGATCAACCATCTGCTGAGCCTGGCCACCCGCCTCGGCAAGCACGAGGTGCGCGGCTATCAGGTCTCGCTCCTGCAACACAAGGACGACGCTGAGGAGAGCCAGCCAGAGCTCGACCAGCTCATCACCCTGCCTCTGTCCCTGGGGCCGGAACCCTTTGGCGCCCTGGTCATCTGTTCGCGCGAGGCGTCGGCCCTCGGGCAGGATCGTCTGCGCATCCTCGGCTCGGCCGCCAACCATCTGGCCCTGGCCATGCGCAACAGCCTCGAATTTCGCAAGACCAAGGCCCGGGCTGACCATGACGGTCTGACGCGCATCTCCAATCGTCATCATTTTGACACTCGTCTGCGCGAAGAAATGAAACGCCACCAGCGCCATCAGGACGAACTCAGCCTGATGATGATCGATCTCGATTATTTCAAGTCCGTCAACGACACCTACGGACATCAGGCCGGAGACTTGGTGCTGCGGGAAGTGGGCAAGATACTGCACAATACCCTGCGCGAATCCGATTTCCCCGCCCGCTACGGCGGCGAGGAGTTCGTTGTGATTCTGCCGCAGACCCGGGAAGAGCAGGCCTGGATTCTGGCCGAACGTCTGCGCGCCCAGATCGGCCAGACCGTGTTCCGCTTCCAGAAGAAGCGCTTCCGGGTCACGGTGTCCATCGGCATCGCGGGGCTCAAGCCCGGCGCCCTGACCCCGCCGGAGGGCCTGATCCACAACGCCGACCTGGCCTTGTATCTGGCCAAAACCAGCGGCCGCAACATGGTCTGCTGCTCGGCCATCGAAGAATGCGAGGCTGATCAACTGGGCTGA